The following are encoded in a window of Brevibacillus ruminantium genomic DNA:
- a CDS encoding response regulator transcription factor, whose product MKIILATFDEFEVVGTVTEGAEAVAFCMSNEVDVALLDVRMPNMNGVEATRLLKEQTAVKPLILTTFDDDEFILEAIKAGACGYLLKNNDPERIRDAIKSVYHNHHVLQDVVLDKIKGNLAASQQTANTPPTPPVKSVPASVLSDRAGSKIDRSLFTERELDVMAHIAKGLSNKEIAKKLFISEGTVANYITSLLNKTGLEHRTQIAIYYLTGEARMSDK is encoded by the coding sequence ATGAAAATCATTCTGGCCACCTTCGATGAATTTGAAGTGGTTGGGACGGTTACGGAGGGGGCCGAGGCGGTTGCTTTTTGCATGAGCAACGAAGTGGATGTTGCACTGCTGGATGTACGAATGCCGAACATGAACGGAGTTGAGGCGACCCGCCTGCTGAAGGAACAGACAGCCGTCAAACCGCTGATTTTGACGACGTTCGATGACGACGAGTTCATTCTTGAAGCCATCAAGGCGGGAGCATGTGGATATCTGCTGAAGAACAATGACCCGGAACGCATTCGGGACGCTATCAAGAGTGTCTACCACAATCATCATGTTTTGCAGGATGTCGTCCTGGACAAGATCAAAGGAAATCTTGCCGCAAGCCAGCAAACAGCGAATACGCCGCCAACTCCTCCAGTTAAGTCAGTGCCTGCGTCAGTCTTATCCGACCGGGCCGGCAGCAAAATCGACCGAAGCTTGTTCACAGAACGGGAGCTCGATGTGATGGCACACATCGCCAAGGGATTGTCCAACAAAGAAATTGCCAAGAAGCTTTTCATCTCCGAAGGAACGGTTGCCAATTATATCACTTCTCTTTTGAACAAAACCGGGCTGGAACATCGTACCCAGATCGCGATTTATTATTTAACGGGCGAAGCGAGAATGTCGGACAAATGA
- a CDS encoding GNAT family N-acetyltransferase has protein sequence MRGNFVALQPLEDEDYKLFSQWVCPSKVSALARGAQDFVTEEEIRKDIVQGNTRYATVVTHEGKKIGFVSWQPLKYEGSYMLGGVIGDPNLWDMGYGAEASLLLMDYLFHSKNAHKIQFINGLYNLRSVRFLLKNKVTIEGILRDYIFLDGEYHDAVISSILRHEYYEYSEPGDMIPKSEKQQIREELYAYLQEHWKDECFPNLLRQGEKIGR, from the coding sequence ATGAGGGGTAATTTTGTTGCTCTGCAACCACTTGAAGATGAAGATTACAAGCTCTTTTCTCAGTGGGTATGTCCATCCAAGGTGAGTGCGCTGGCAAGAGGGGCACAGGATTTTGTGACAGAGGAAGAGATCCGGAAAGACATCGTTCAGGGAAATACACGCTACGCAACTGTCGTCACCCATGAGGGGAAAAAAATCGGATTTGTCTCCTGGCAGCCGTTGAAATATGAGGGCAGCTACATGCTGGGCGGTGTGATTGGAGATCCGAATCTATGGGACATGGGTTATGGTGCAGAGGCCTCCCTGTTACTCATGGATTACCTGTTCCACTCTAAAAATGCGCATAAAATTCAATTTATTAACGGCCTCTACAATTTGCGATCTGTTCGCTTTTTACTCAAGAATAAAGTAACCATCGAAGGAATTTTGCGCGATTACATCTTTTTGGACGGAGAGTACCACGATGCAGTGATCTCTTCGATCCTGCGTCACGAATACTACGAGTACAGTGAACCAGGGGATATGATCCCCAAAAGTGAGAAGCAGCAAATCCGGGAGGAACTGTACGCCTATCTACAGGAGCACTGGAAAGACGAGTGTTTTCCAAATCTGTTGAGACAAGGTGAGAAAATTGGCAGGTAA
- a CDS encoding class I adenylate-forming enzyme family protein, whose product MAHIIRTDETSYGKAAFLADVGRYTAFLKSCEIRQESRIMLTMENSYEFLIAFFALMNMGCSIVLVDCMTDEREVNEIALDSKSRLCISDRPLSLDDQVRTFHVAEGMQYRGDHPAEELSFARWSDREDALILYTSGSTGKPKGIVKSGHSFLFNLEESMDIMQYNNQDVLLPLIPFTHFYGLSIVLIWWRTGCDLVICDYKKIRPILKAITESGVTVVDGIPSTYYILLQMCKKRERVCTDLKHSAVRMWCVGGAPLSQELAEGFSAVLDQPLLDGYGLSEVGNVALNTRDYREGCGKPLPSVKIKVVDHQGAELPAGQLGEIYIQSPGMMNGYLDLPEKTASVLAEGWFKTNDLGCLNEQGNLYVLGRKGNEIVRKGYVIYPAHIETKLENELKLRGRVVSLQDEKKGAYMILFVETELPLTQQMERAINETLGSILKPDKIVFIPAFPYRPNGKVDLVALQNLAAQWKSSREEEGTCMVQP is encoded by the coding sequence ATGGCTCACATAATCCGTACGGATGAGACCAGCTACGGGAAAGCTGCTTTTCTTGCCGATGTAGGACGCTATACCGCCTTTTTGAAAAGCTGCGAGATTCGCCAAGAGAGCCGGATCATGCTGACGATGGAGAACTCCTATGAATTCCTCATTGCTTTTTTCGCACTCATGAACATGGGCTGTTCGATTGTACTCGTTGATTGCATGACCGATGAACGGGAAGTAAACGAGATTGCTCTCGATTCTAAGAGTCGGCTCTGTATTTCGGATCGTCCCCTTTCGCTGGATGACCAGGTCCGGACGTTCCATGTCGCTGAAGGGATGCAGTACAGGGGGGACCACCCTGCGGAAGAGCTGTCCTTTGCAAGGTGGTCAGACAGGGAAGATGCGCTCATCCTGTATACCTCCGGCTCTACAGGCAAGCCAAAGGGGATTGTGAAATCGGGCCATTCCTTTCTCTTCAATCTGGAAGAGAGCATGGACATCATGCAATACAACAATCAGGATGTCCTGCTGCCGCTCATTCCCTTTACCCACTTTTACGGGCTGTCGATTGTGCTGATCTGGTGGCGGACAGGGTGCGATCTGGTGATCTGTGATTACAAAAAAATCAGACCGATCCTGAAAGCCATCACGGAGAGCGGAGTGACCGTCGTCGATGGCATCCCTTCTACCTACTATATTTTGCTCCAAATGTGCAAAAAGCGGGAACGGGTATGCACCGACCTGAAGCATTCTGCGGTTCGGATGTGGTGTGTCGGCGGGGCGCCGTTATCCCAGGAGCTGGCTGAAGGCTTTTCGGCGGTGTTGGATCAGCCGTTGTTGGATGGGTACGGCTTGTCGGAAGTGGGCAATGTCGCTCTCAATACCAGAGATTATCGCGAAGGATGCGGCAAGCCGCTTCCCAGTGTGAAAATCAAGGTGGTTGATCACCAAGGAGCGGAGCTTCCGGCCGGCCAGTTGGGAGAGATCTACATTCAAAGTCCGGGAATGATGAATGGCTACCTGGATTTACCCGAGAAGACAGCCTCGGTGTTGGCGGAGGGATGGTTCAAAACCAACGATCTGGGATGCTTGAATGAGCAGGGCAACCTGTATGTTCTGGGCCGAAAGGGAAATGAGATTGTTCGCAAGGGGTATGTCATCTATCCCGCGCATATTGAAACAAAGCTGGAAAATGAACTGAAACTGCGGGGGAGGGTGGTCTCTCTTCAGGACGAGAAAAAAGGAGCCTATATGATTTTGTTCGTGGAGACAGAGCTGCCGTTGACCCAACAGATGGAGAGAGCCATCAATGAAACGCTGGGCTCTATTTTAAAGCCTGACAAGATTGTATTTATACCCGCTTTTCCCTACCGGCCAAATGGAAAGGTTGACCTAGTGGCGCTGCAAAATCTGGCAGCTCAATGGAAGAGCAGTAGAGAGGAGGAAGGGACATGCATGGTTCAACCGTAG
- a CDS encoding SDR family NAD(P)-dependent oxidoreductase, with protein MRKLAGKQNVVLVTGASKSLGKAIASHFSEAGDRVVLGYRSSLKEAEQAAQEIQEKTGNEAVSFVKLDVMDRQQVQDAVQEIIKSFGNIDVLVNNAGVSYGGALIPSNPLDKWEEIVQTNIIGTINCIHAVSLHMLLEQKGSIVNIASVAGLIGMDRLSAYSASKAGVVGLTRSLGKEYAPYNVRVNAVAPGYTEDTGMVDRIPEDQMNQFRKRIAMGRLGQAREIAEAVSFLASDKASYITGQTLVVDGGYM; from the coding sequence GTGAGAAAATTGGCAGGTAAGCAAAATGTCGTTCTGGTGACGGGTGCTTCCAAAAGTCTCGGCAAAGCCATCGCGAGTCATTTCTCGGAGGCGGGAGACCGGGTCGTCCTGGGATATCGGAGCTCATTGAAGGAAGCCGAGCAGGCCGCACAGGAAATACAGGAGAAGACCGGTAACGAGGCTGTTTCATTTGTAAAGCTGGATGTGATGGATCGGCAACAGGTGCAGGACGCCGTACAGGAAATCATCAAGTCATTTGGGAACATTGATGTTTTGGTAAACAATGCGGGGGTTAGCTATGGGGGCGCATTGATCCCCAGCAATCCCCTCGATAAATGGGAAGAGATTGTCCAGACCAATATCATCGGGACCATCAACTGTATCCACGCGGTTTCTCTGCATATGCTGCTGGAGCAAAAAGGGTCCATTGTCAACATTGCCTCCGTGGCCGGGCTTATTGGGATGGATCGGTTGAGCGCCTATAGTGCCAGTAAAGCGGGGGTCGTGGGTTTAACCCGATCGCTTGGCAAAGAATACGCGCCGTACAACGTGAGAGTCAACGCTGTAGCACCCGGCTATACAGAAGATACGGGCATGGTCGATCGCATTCCCGAAGACCAAATGAACCAATTCAGGAAGCGGATCGCGATGGGCAGACTGGGGCAAGCCAGGGAGATTGCAGAGGCTGTGTCTTTTCTGGCTTCGGATAAGGCCAGTTATATCACGGGACAAACGTTAGTCGTTGATGGAGGGTATATGTAG
- a CDS encoding ACP S-malonyltransferase, with protein MQTALIFPPLVKLKQGSFYDLYERFPRVQAKFEEASEILGYDLARAFFFESESMTNKGVIARPSIVTISTALFEMLQQELGQPAYFVGPSLGQVSAIHCAGGLSFEDTLRMVKNMCEMEEEEFPEKQYGVYFFYNVDVNILSRLIAELTEEGRILEPCVTVNATQMIVNGDQESLELLNKMASPYGGLGVTIPYGPPGHCSLMKNVRARLQQEVLPLLSFHSPRVPLLSNVNAEEINDTAGLVTELTEQYINSVCWYKCLQELSRKGVEKLIVLGPGNFVHKSLQFTTDLPFTVQRLLDSHDVEAYLTTKEGKEAHT; from the coding sequence ATGCAAACGGCTTTGATCTTTCCGCCTTTGGTGAAATTGAAGCAGGGAAGCTTTTATGATCTGTACGAGCGTTTTCCCCGCGTGCAAGCCAAGTTTGAAGAAGCCAGTGAAATTCTGGGATACGATCTCGCCCGGGCCTTCTTTTTTGAGAGCGAGAGCATGACGAATAAAGGTGTCATCGCCCGGCCCAGCATCGTTACGATCAGCACGGCATTATTTGAGATGTTGCAGCAGGAGCTTGGGCAGCCCGCTTATTTTGTGGGCCCCAGTCTGGGACAAGTCTCTGCTATACACTGTGCAGGCGGATTGTCTTTCGAAGACACCCTCCGCATGGTGAAAAACATGTGCGAAATGGAAGAAGAAGAATTTCCGGAGAAACAGTACGGGGTCTATTTCTTTTATAACGTGGATGTCAACATCCTCTCGCGTCTGATCGCGGAATTGACCGAAGAGGGAAGAATTCTGGAGCCTTGTGTGACGGTGAATGCCACCCAAATGATTGTGAACGGCGACCAGGAAAGCCTGGAGCTGCTGAACAAAATGGCCAGTCCCTATGGCGGTCTGGGTGTCACGATTCCGTACGGTCCTCCTGGACATTGCTCTTTGATGAAAAATGTCAGAGCGCGTTTGCAACAGGAGGTGCTGCCGCTTCTTTCCTTCCACTCTCCCCGCGTTCCGCTGCTCAGCAACGTCAATGCCGAGGAAATCAACGACACAGCCGGCTTGGTTACCGAGCTGACCGAGCAGTATATCAACAGTGTGTGCTGGTATAAATGCCTGCAAGAGCTGTCGCGCAAAGGGGTAGAAAAATTGATCGTTCTCGGACCGGGCAACTTCGTTCACAAGTCTTTGCAATTCACGACAGATCTTCCGTTTACCGTTCAGAGACTTCTCGACAGTCATGATGTGGAAGCATATTTGACCACAAAAGAAGGCAAGGAGGCCCATACATGA
- a CDS encoding aldehyde dehydrogenase family protein produces MHGSTVDLELSIPLLQRREAIARCISFIESNPGTIRDILTEISTYQTAELEIQASLQALKNAIHEVHQYQPPLISTMSVFMPSNVILYSYVLYLLIPSLYVNQIEFRSSMSVLPQVRKLHEVLKEVHQLPFALLELSHREYIKSSVLQADVVVFTGTYQNAESIKQQLSKQQMFIFFGQGINPFIVSETANLEKAVHDLIQVRLYNTGQDCMGPDVIYVSQSQQDAFLTLLTAKLDGLRFGSNQEVDAAYGPIHYTETLEMVGQHLNQYGEHIVYGGRIDFRDKVIQPTVLVSALAQKLKILEFFSPVFNVVIYEKEEDLKRIVTQEYFVERALGATFYGHPDSPLIELLRKKHTVSINETLFDIENGNAPFGGYGPMANFVFYQGELIIKPILISQILSEYWQRGDQ; encoded by the coding sequence ATGCATGGTTCAACCGTAGACCTGGAGCTTTCGATTCCACTACTCCAGCGACGAGAAGCGATTGCCCGCTGCATTTCGTTTATCGAATCAAATCCGGGGACCATCCGAGACATCTTGACCGAAATTTCGACGTACCAGACGGCAGAGCTGGAGATACAAGCATCTTTACAGGCTTTGAAAAATGCGATTCATGAGGTACACCAGTATCAGCCTCCCCTCATTTCGACGATGTCCGTATTTATGCCTTCAAACGTGATTCTCTATTCCTACGTACTGTATCTGTTGATTCCCTCCCTGTATGTCAATCAAATAGAATTTCGCAGTTCCATGTCCGTTCTCCCCCAAGTCAGAAAGCTTCATGAGGTGCTGAAGGAGGTACACCAGCTGCCTTTTGCGTTATTGGAGCTCTCCCACAGAGAATACATCAAATCGTCTGTTTTGCAGGCAGATGTGGTTGTGTTTACCGGAACCTATCAAAACGCAGAAAGCATCAAGCAGCAGTTGTCCAAGCAGCAAATGTTTATCTTCTTTGGACAGGGGATCAATCCGTTTATCGTCTCCGAAACAGCCAATCTGGAAAAAGCCGTTCACGATCTCATCCAGGTCCGTTTATACAACACCGGTCAGGATTGCATGGGCCCGGATGTCATCTATGTGAGCCAGTCACAGCAGGACGCGTTTTTGACGCTGCTGACGGCGAAGCTGGACGGCTTGAGGTTTGGCAGCAATCAGGAAGTAGACGCTGCCTACGGACCGATTCACTATACAGAGACGCTGGAAATGGTTGGCCAGCATCTCAACCAGTACGGTGAGCATATCGTCTACGGGGGAAGAATTGATTTCCGGGACAAAGTGATTCAGCCAACCGTACTTGTCAGTGCTTTGGCTCAGAAATTAAAAATTCTTGAGTTTTTCTCCCCTGTTTTTAACGTGGTTATCTATGAAAAAGAGGAAGACTTGAAGCGGATCGTCACCCAGGAGTATTTTGTGGAACGGGCGCTGGGAGCTACCTTCTACGGTCATCCAGACAGTCCGCTGATTGAGCTTCTCCGCAAAAAACATACCGTTTCCATTAATGAAACCCTGTTTGATATCGAAAACGGCAATGCGCCGTTCGGCGGTTATGGGCCGATGGCCAACTTTGTCTTCTATCAAGGGGAATTAATCATCAAACCAATTTTGATTTCACAAATCTTGAGTGAATACTGGCAAAGAGGTGACCAATGA
- a CDS encoding LuxR C-terminal-related transcriptional regulator has product MGVRNILIVDDREGKQPFYSNLLSVNRYDCHFLNNDYLLSDPVFLKKFDFVILHLTKDNIAFHLKQNHSPTILLMDHRNKHYLKYIQDARAILLKDCQSELMIAINVVERGGCYYSSEFMEAIFSNWRKEGIDGDIDWEFHLPGTLTEMELRVAEELANDRTNQQIADALYLSKRTVEYHIAACMQKLGVKSRVGLAVKIAKINLFRQMVKKQIR; this is encoded by the coding sequence ATGGGTGTCCGGAATATTCTGATCGTAGACGATAGAGAAGGAAAACAGCCATTTTACTCCAACTTGTTGTCGGTAAACAGATACGATTGCCATTTTTTAAATAACGACTATTTACTTTCGGATCCCGTTTTTCTGAAAAAGTTTGATTTCGTCATTCTTCATCTTACGAAAGATAACATCGCATTTCATTTAAAACAGAATCATTCGCCAACGATTCTTCTGATGGATCATAGAAATAAACATTATCTGAAATACATTCAAGATGCACGGGCCATTTTACTGAAGGATTGCCAAAGTGAGTTAATGATCGCCATCAATGTGGTGGAACGAGGAGGGTGTTATTACTCCAGTGAGTTCATGGAAGCGATCTTTTCAAACTGGAGAAAAGAGGGGATCGATGGGGATATCGACTGGGAATTCCATTTGCCGGGGACGTTGACGGAAATGGAGCTTCGCGTAGCGGAAGAATTGGCCAATGACCGGACCAATCAACAAATCGCCGATGCCCTCTACCTCAGCAAACGAACAGTAGAATACCATATTGCCGCTTGCATGCAAAAACTGGGGGTTAAAAGCCGGGTTGGACTGGCGGTGAAGATCGCAAAGATCAATTTGTTCAGACAAATGGTGAAAAAACAAATACGGTGA
- a CDS encoding thiamine pyrophosphate-binding protein, with translation MSQISVYEGIAKGLKAFGTEVVFGLPNDELLLMHAIENQDIEFMVTKDQRNAVFMATGYALAAQKLGVCVVGKGPAVSNTITGLLEAHAQSCPLLILSSGTSTGSYGKKKAFQEADQMALVSPLVKWSHRLESKESLGWVLRKAVFLATQGTPGPVYIEIPENIGSQQLSGDFPDFSPLTISKTMPDPLSFRFACEKISHAAKPILLLGGGCKWMERRGVLEMWAEQLGALVLVTASGRGSFHEEHPLYGGLAGLYVHRRVKTLLQEADLVITLGSKLEETALFGWEEQLQTKEIIQVNINEEHFHLDYPSLCLIGDVECVVNEMLAHTKNRAPHLEWVREIEQCKQAMLLDKAESKHGESRLRVADLLKELQACLPANSIYVHENGLQDMWSYFFPYLGLAQEQNAYVPSEQTSLGFGACAAIGVAKAKPLQPVVAFVGDGAFNLFRSDLSTALAYEMPLIYVVLQNGGYGWLDFQHVNTGRKEGSRFLHPHFSCTESRHPKLTVIPLHKREECKQVIEQAWREYERKQVVVIEAMVSVDDVPEPLTKLHGDFPVKELM, from the coding sequence ATGAGCCAAATCAGTGTATATGAGGGTATCGCCAAGGGACTCAAAGCGTTTGGAACCGAAGTGGTGTTCGGGCTTCCCAATGACGAGCTACTCCTGATGCATGCCATTGAGAACCAAGACATCGAATTTATGGTCACGAAAGATCAACGCAATGCGGTGTTCATGGCCACCGGTTATGCCTTGGCTGCGCAAAAGCTGGGTGTTTGTGTGGTAGGTAAAGGGCCGGCCGTTTCCAATACGATCACCGGCTTATTGGAAGCGCACGCGCAGAGCTGCCCGCTGTTGATTCTTTCTTCCGGCACCTCAACAGGTTCCTATGGAAAGAAAAAAGCGTTTCAAGAAGCTGACCAGATGGCGTTGGTTTCTCCGTTGGTGAAATGGAGTCATCGGCTGGAAAGCAAAGAATCGCTGGGATGGGTTTTGCGCAAAGCCGTTTTTCTGGCGACGCAGGGAACACCCGGTCCGGTCTATATCGAAATTCCCGAGAATATCGGCAGTCAGCAGCTCTCTGGGGATTTCCCTGATTTTTCACCTTTGACGATTTCCAAAACGATGCCAGATCCCCTGAGCTTCCGGTTCGCGTGTGAAAAAATCTCGCATGCTGCCAAGCCGATCTTGCTGCTGGGCGGCGGATGCAAATGGATGGAAAGGCGCGGAGTCTTGGAGATGTGGGCGGAACAATTGGGAGCCCTCGTGCTTGTCACCGCCTCAGGGAGAGGCAGCTTTCATGAAGAGCATCCCTTGTACGGCGGGCTGGCGGGATTGTATGTGCATCGGAGAGTCAAAACACTCCTGCAAGAAGCTGACCTGGTGATTACCCTGGGGAGCAAGCTGGAGGAGACCGCTCTTTTTGGGTGGGAGGAACAACTCCAAACCAAGGAGATCATTCAAGTCAACATCAACGAAGAACATTTTCATCTGGACTACCCCAGTCTCTGCCTGATTGGCGATGTGGAGTGCGTGGTCAATGAAATGCTTGCCCATACGAAAAACCGTGCACCACACCTGGAATGGGTCCGCGAGATCGAGCAGTGCAAACAAGCGATGCTTCTGGATAAAGCCGAGTCCAAACACGGGGAGTCCCGTTTGCGGGTGGCTGATCTCCTGAAGGAGCTGCAAGCTTGTCTGCCGGCCAACAGTATCTATGTTCATGAAAATGGCTTGCAAGATATGTGGTCCTATTTCTTTCCGTACCTGGGGCTTGCTCAAGAGCAAAACGCGTATGTTCCCAGCGAACAAACCAGTTTGGGATTTGGCGCGTGCGCGGCCATCGGGGTAGCCAAAGCAAAACCGCTGCAGCCTGTTGTTGCGTTCGTCGGGGATGGCGCCTTCAATCTGTTCCGCAGTGATCTGTCCACCGCATTAGCCTACGAAATGCCGCTCATCTATGTCGTCTTGCAAAATGGCGGCTATGGCTGGCTTGATTTTCAACACGTCAATACAGGCAGGAAGGAGGGCTCGCGATTCTTGCACCCGCATTTTTCATGCACAGAAAGCCGTCATCCGAAATTGACCGTGATCCCTTTGCATAAAAGAGAAGAATGCAAGCAGGTTATCGAGCAAGCCTGGAGGGAATACGAGCGAAAGCAAGTGGTCGTGATCGAAGCGATGGTCTCGGTAGATGATGTACCGGAACCGCTCACGAAACTGCACGGTGATTTTCCTGTTAAGGAGTTGATGTGA
- a CDS encoding 4'-phosphopantetheinyl transferase family protein, producing MRKKVEVFWVHADEELQSAVLSEHIDILDSEERKTYERYLVDCKKVEFLIGRLLVKGLVGQKLGLSPKQIRFFANEYGKLFIDYRAMTETIKRPVFFNLSHSQQMWVCALSEIEQTGIDVEAAHQDCVLEVMPTVFLEKEIAAVEEQAAPEGKRKVFYRLWTRKEAVMKAKGMGFSLPPLSFSVPAFGDLVEDTGFSFYTFSPLKGYLASVAVAREGSAQITYEVSRIEMAELLTGTVSYSG from the coding sequence ATGCGGAAAAAGGTGGAGGTTTTTTGGGTGCATGCTGATGAAGAGCTGCAGTCCGCCGTGCTAAGCGAGCATATCGACATCCTGGATTCGGAGGAAAGAAAGACGTATGAGCGATATCTGGTCGATTGTAAAAAAGTGGAGTTTTTGATCGGGCGCCTGCTCGTAAAGGGGCTGGTTGGACAGAAACTGGGCTTGTCCCCGAAACAGATCCGGTTTTTTGCAAATGAATACGGGAAATTATTTATCGATTACAGGGCGATGACGGAGACAATCAAACGACCTGTTTTCTTTAATTTATCCCATTCCCAGCAGATGTGGGTCTGTGCATTGTCCGAGATCGAGCAGACGGGTATTGATGTTGAAGCTGCCCATCAGGATTGCGTGTTAGAGGTGATGCCCACTGTGTTCCTGGAGAAGGAAATAGCCGCGGTGGAGGAGCAGGCCGCGCCTGAAGGAAAACGGAAAGTATTTTATCGTCTGTGGACAAGAAAGGAAGCGGTGATGAAGGCGAAGGGGATGGGATTTTCGCTGCCGCCGCTCTCTTTTTCGGTGCCAGCTTTCGGTGATCTCGTAGAGGATACAGGGTTTTCCTTTTATACGTTTTCACCTCTTAAGGGGTATCTGGCTTCGGTCGCTGTAGCCAGAGAGGGATCGGCGCAAATCACGTATGAAGTCAGCCGAATAGAAATGGCTGAGCTCCTGACGGGAACCGTTTCGTATTCAGGTTAA
- a CDS encoding 3-oxoacyl-ACP synthase III family protein, which yields MKIDTCIKPPAVNQSGLDTSFSIQGTGFYVPEHVVTNEMLTRDLDTSDEWIREKIGVRERRYLPDDLATSDMCVSASLDAIRDAGISCEEIDAIVLATTTPDHRVPSTALIVKEKLGAKNAIPFDLTQGACAGGIFAILLASHLLQNQMIKNVLVIGAEVLSRSTDPADRATRVYFGDAAGAILLQKTGEDCGLLSWHLDSSLNMAVTIHGAGTAPLPEGADLASSHYIRMNGREVWKVATQKMPDSIRNVVQKAGLQVSDIDHFVMHQANLNIIKEAMRSLDVPLEKTTVTIQEYANTGAASLFSALHHSLTEKAVKQGDYLVISAIGAGFLWGSLCLKYNKNE from the coding sequence ATGAAGATCGATACATGTATCAAACCACCTGCCGTCAACCAAAGCGGGCTTGACACTTCCTTCAGCATCCAGGGAACAGGGTTCTATGTCCCTGAACATGTGGTGACCAACGAGATGCTTACCCGCGACTTGGACACAAGTGACGAATGGATTCGGGAAAAGATTGGGGTGAGGGAGCGCAGGTATTTGCCAGATGATTTAGCCACATCGGATATGTGTGTATCGGCCAGTTTGGATGCCATCCGAGATGCAGGCATTTCTTGTGAGGAGATCGATGCGATCGTGCTGGCTACCACTACGCCGGATCACCGGGTGCCATCTACTGCGCTCATCGTGAAGGAGAAGCTGGGGGCGAAAAATGCGATCCCGTTTGATCTCACCCAGGGAGCTTGTGCAGGCGGAATTTTTGCGATCCTGCTAGCTTCCCATCTCTTGCAAAATCAAATGATCAAAAACGTGCTCGTCATCGGGGCGGAAGTCCTGTCGCGCTCGACTGACCCAGCCGATCGTGCAACCAGAGTGTATTTTGGGGATGCGGCCGGGGCGATTTTGCTTCAGAAAACAGGGGAGGATTGCGGGCTGCTCTCCTGGCATCTGGATTCGTCCTTAAATATGGCCGTAACGATTCATGGTGCAGGCACAGCACCGTTGCCAGAGGGAGCAGACCTTGCGTCCAGTCATTATATCAGAATGAACGGGAGAGAGGTCTGGAAGGTGGCCACGCAAAAGATGCCCGACTCCATTCGCAATGTTGTGCAAAAAGCAGGCTTGCAAGTGTCTGATATTGACCATTTTGTCATGCATCAAGCGAATCTGAACATCATTAAGGAAGCCATGCGGTCTTTGGATGTGCCGCTGGAAAAGACAACGGTCACGATACAAGAGTATGCCAATACGGGAGCGGCCTCGCTTTTTTCCGCGCTCCATCATTCCTTGACGGAAAAAGCGGTGAAACAGGGTGATTACCTGGTGATATCCGCTATTGGTGCCGGATTTTTATGGGGATCACTGTGTTTAAAATACAACAAAAACGAGTAA
- a CDS encoding acyl carrier protein codes for MIKEKVREKFLEAYKLNVSQEEVKDDQALFGPDSPFGLDSMDVLLFINTIKKEFDLDIGAVNTDTFKTIDSIAAFVEQQKGMQPSK; via the coding sequence ATGATCAAAGAGAAAGTAAGAGAAAAATTTTTGGAGGCCTATAAACTGAATGTTTCCCAGGAAGAAGTGAAGGATGATCAAGCGTTGTTTGGACCGGACTCCCCGTTCGGACTGGACTCCATGGATGTGCTGCTGTTCATCAATACGATTAAAAAAGAATTCGATTTGGACATCGGCGCGGTCAATACAGATACCTTTAAAACCATTGACAGTATCGCGGCATTTGTTGAACAGCAAAAGGGTATGCAGCCATCAAAATGA